The following proteins come from a genomic window of Helicobacter canadensis MIT 98-5491:
- the rpmE gene encoding 50S ribosomal protein L31, which translates to MKKGIHPEYVPCKVTCVTSGKEIEVMSVKPELRIDISSFCHPFYTGSDKVVDTAGRVEKFKQRYNLK; encoded by the coding sequence ATGAAAAAAGGAATTCACCCAGAATATGTGCCTTGTAAAGTAACTTGTGTTACAAGCGGAAAAGAGATTGAAGTGATGAGTGTTAAGCCAGAGTTGAGAATTGATATTTCTTCTTTTTGTCACCCTTTTTACACAGGTTCTGATAAAGTTGTAGATACTGCAGGTAGGGTAGAGAAGTTTAAACAAAGATATAATCTTAAATAA
- the rsmI gene encoding 16S rRNA (cytidine(1402)-2'-O)-methyltransferase — protein sequence MVTFLPTPIGNLQDISFHTLEVLERCEVLLCEDTRVTKKLLSLLIERRFLKNKIYQYIPFHTHNQSEFLKQVSLDFFSQDIAFLSDAGMPCISDPGVELVRFLQTNALEYEVVGGISALTLAVAFSGIVEKEFTFLGFPPHKKKERLENFVENFKSAYPLVYYESPHRLLETLEMMCEVDSQRVVFVAKELTKKYQQTYKGTLQEVLEQLQKTSIKGEWVVVLENKKETEKEKTLTQEMIYLLDIPPKIKAKILSKLNNKPASEYYDLLCQK from the coding sequence ATGGTTACTTTTCTTCCTACTCCAATAGGAAATTTACAAGACATTTCATTTCATACTTTAGAAGTTTTAGAGAGATGTGAAGTGCTTTTGTGTGAAGATACAAGAGTTACTAAAAAACTTCTCTCTTTGTTGATAGAACGCCGTTTTTTAAAAAACAAAATTTATCAATATATTCCCTTTCATACACACAATCAATCTGAATTTTTAAAACAAGTTTCTTTGGATTTTTTTTCACAAGACATTGCTTTTTTGAGTGATGCAGGTATGCCTTGTATTAGTGATCCTGGAGTGGAGTTGGTGAGATTTTTACAAACCAATGCTTTAGAGTATGAGGTGGTAGGTGGCATTAGTGCTTTAACTTTGGCGGTAGCTTTTAGTGGAATTGTAGAGAAAGAATTTACTTTTTTGGGATTCCCACCTCATAAGAAAAAAGAGCGTTTAGAAAATTTTGTAGAAAACTTTAAAAGTGCTTATCCTCTTGTTTATTATGAATCCCCTCATCGTTTGTTAGAAACACTAGAGATGATGTGTGAAGTGGATAGTCAAAGAGTAGTTTTTGTGGCAAAAGAACTCACTAAAAAATACCAACAAACTTACAAAGGCACACTTCAAGAAGTGCTAGAGCAATTGCAAAAAACTTCTATTAAGGGAGAATGGGTTGTGGTGCTAGAGAATAAAAAAGAGACAGAAAAAGAAAAGACACTCACTCAAGAAATGATTTATTTATTAGACATACCTCCAAAAATCAAAGCAAAGATATTGTCAAAACTAAACAATAAACCAGCAAGTGAATATTATGATTTGTTGTGTCAAAAATAA